A single genomic interval of Dromiciops gliroides isolate mDroGli1 chromosome 1, mDroGli1.pri, whole genome shotgun sequence harbors:
- the FAM174C gene encoding protein FAM174C codes for MGPRLLLLALLYGVGVWASETSMSPSVTNGSSPIVHVAPHNETRIVLPNFGPGQMLKRSLYVLTGFCGLAALYFLIRAFRIKKPQRKKYGLLSSTDDHMEMASMESDEETVFETRNLR; via the exons ATGGGGCCGCGTCTGCTCCTGCTCGCCCTGTTGTACGGGGTAGGAGTCTGGGCCTCCGAGACGTCGATGTCACCGTCCGTGACCAACGGGAGCAGTCCGATCGTGCATGTGGCGCCTCACAACGAAACCAGAATTGTCCTGCCGAACTTTGGGCCAGGGCAGATGCTGAAGCGCTCCTTATACGTGCTGACTGGCTTCTGCGGACTGGCTGCACTCTATTTCCTCATCCGGGCCTTCAG AATCAAGAAACCACAGCGGAAGAAGTATGGTCTACTTTCCAGTACGGATGACCACATGGAGATGGCTTCGATGGAGAGTGATGAAGAGACAGTCTTTGAGACCAGGAACTTGAGATG a